The Hymenobacter sp. DG01 genome has a segment encoding these proteins:
- the carB gene encoding carbamoyl-phosphate synthase (glutamine-hydrolyzing) large subunit: MEKPQKVLILGSGALKIGEAGEFDYSGSQALKALKEEGIRTILINPNIATVQTSDNIADDVYFLPVTPYFVEEVIKKEKPDGILVAFGGQTALNCAVALFRAGVFEKYNVQVLGTPVQSIIDTEDRDIFKEKLDQIGVLSARSVAVTTMDDALAAAEKIGFPIIVRAAFALGGLGSGFANNMDELRALAQKAFTTSEQILVEESLKGWKEVEYEVVRDQYDNCITVCNMENFDPIGIHTGESIVVAPSQTLSNREYHKLRSIGIKTIRHLGIVGECNIQYALDPVSEDYRVIEVNARLSRSSALASKATGYPLAFVAAKLSLGYSLSELKNSVTQTTSAFFEPALDYVVVKLPRWDLGKFEGVNRQIGSAMKSVGEVMAIGKSFEEAIQKGLRMLDTGKRGFVANKPEQVDNATIDKLLSEPNEERIFAINLAFEAGYTLEQVHDLTKIDHWFLQRLYTIFELSNQLAAQRGSGLDVLETGLLREVKKAGFSDQQIAVKLLGQGDVKADELLVRARRKALGVLPVIKQIDTLAAEFPAKTNYLYSTYHGTENDLQPETNKSIAVLGSGVYRIGSSVEFDWCGVNAVQTAAEEGYKTIIINYNPETVSTDYDVSDRLYFEELSFERVMDILEFEQPEGVILSTGGQIPNNLATRLADAKAPILGTAPARIDEAENRHKFSSIMDELGIAQPRWKELTSLDAMFEFVGEVGYPVLIRPSYVLSGASMNVVSNAFEMEAFLKAAAEVSAEYPVVVSEFMQDAKEIELDAVADKGEIVSYAISEHVEFAGVHSGDATMYYPPQKVYVRTIRKLKTIAEKIAKRYEISGPFNIQFLDKNGEIRVIECNIRASRSYPFVSKVSGNNLIKKATQVLLGKKVTRDESERVYDLPFVGVKAPQFSFTRLPGADPVLRVDMVSTGEVGCLGDTAEEALLKSMLSVGYKIPQQSVLISGGPIKSKVALLAAVELLVKKGYTIYATQGTHRFFAENGIPSSLLFWPDDYQEPNVLTYLKEKKIDLVINIPKNLSKGELDNDYKIRRTAIDFGIPLLTNARLAKAFIQAFCKLEMKDLKIKSWNEYKAG, from the coding sequence ATGGAAAAACCACAGAAAGTTCTCATCCTCGGTTCCGGCGCGCTGAAAATTGGCGAGGCCGGTGAGTTCGATTACTCCGGCTCCCAGGCCCTCAAGGCGCTGAAAGAGGAAGGCATCCGCACCATCCTCATCAACCCCAACATCGCCACCGTACAAACGTCGGACAACATTGCCGACGACGTGTACTTCCTGCCTGTGACGCCCTACTTCGTGGAGGAAGTCATTAAGAAGGAGAAGCCCGATGGCATTCTGGTGGCGTTTGGTGGCCAGACCGCGTTGAACTGCGCCGTAGCCCTGTTCCGCGCCGGGGTGTTTGAGAAATACAACGTGCAGGTGCTGGGCACGCCCGTGCAGAGCATCATCGACACCGAGGACCGGGACATTTTCAAGGAGAAGCTCGACCAGATTGGCGTCCTTTCGGCCCGCAGCGTGGCCGTGACGACCATGGACGACGCGCTGGCCGCAGCCGAGAAAATCGGTTTCCCCATCATCGTGCGGGCGGCGTTTGCGCTGGGGGGCCTGGGTAGCGGCTTCGCCAACAACATGGACGAGCTGCGGGCCCTGGCCCAGAAAGCCTTCACCACCTCCGAGCAGATTCTGGTGGAAGAGTCGTTGAAAGGCTGGAAGGAAGTGGAGTACGAAGTGGTGCGCGACCAGTACGATAACTGCATCACGGTCTGCAACATGGAGAACTTCGACCCCATCGGTATCCATACCGGGGAGAGCATCGTGGTGGCGCCTTCGCAGACGCTGAGTAACCGTGAGTATCACAAGCTGCGCAGCATCGGCATCAAGACCATTCGCCACCTCGGCATTGTAGGCGAGTGCAACATTCAGTACGCCCTCGACCCCGTGTCGGAGGATTACCGCGTAATTGAGGTGAATGCCCGTCTGTCGCGCTCCTCGGCGCTGGCTTCTAAGGCTACCGGCTATCCGCTGGCCTTTGTAGCAGCCAAGCTGAGCCTGGGCTACTCACTGTCAGAGCTGAAAAACAGCGTAACGCAGACTACTTCGGCCTTCTTCGAGCCGGCTCTGGACTACGTGGTGGTGAAGCTGCCGCGCTGGGACCTGGGCAAGTTTGAAGGTGTGAATCGGCAGATTGGCTCGGCCATGAAGAGCGTGGGCGAGGTCATGGCCATCGGCAAATCCTTCGAGGAAGCCATTCAGAAGGGTCTGCGCATGCTGGATACCGGCAAGCGCGGCTTTGTAGCCAACAAGCCCGAGCAGGTAGACAACGCCACCATCGACAAGCTGCTGAGCGAGCCAAACGAGGAGCGCATCTTCGCCATCAATCTGGCGTTTGAGGCCGGCTACACCCTGGAGCAGGTGCACGATCTGACCAAGATTGACCACTGGTTCCTGCAGCGCCTGTACACCATTTTCGAGCTGAGCAACCAGCTAGCCGCCCAGCGCGGCAGTGGCCTAGACGTCCTGGAGACTGGCCTACTGCGCGAGGTAAAGAAAGCCGGCTTCTCGGACCAGCAAATTGCCGTGAAGCTGTTGGGCCAAGGCGACGTGAAAGCCGACGAGCTGCTGGTGCGGGCCCGCCGCAAGGCCCTGGGCGTGCTGCCGGTTATCAAGCAGATTGACACGCTGGCGGCCGAATTCCCGGCCAAAACCAACTACCTCTACAGCACCTACCACGGCACCGAGAACGACCTGCAGCCGGAAACTAACAAGTCGATTGCGGTGCTGGGCTCGGGCGTGTACCGCATCGGCAGCTCCGTGGAGTTCGACTGGTGCGGCGTGAATGCCGTGCAGACGGCCGCCGAAGAGGGCTACAAAACCATTATTATCAACTATAACCCCGAAACCGTATCGACCGACTATGACGTGTCGGACCGGTTGTACTTCGAGGAGCTGAGCTTCGAGCGGGTGATGGACATTCTGGAGTTTGAGCAGCCGGAGGGCGTGATTCTCTCCACCGGTGGCCAGATTCCGAACAACCTCGCTACCCGTCTGGCCGATGCCAAGGCCCCCATTCTGGGTACGGCTCCGGCCCGTATTGATGAGGCCGAGAACCGCCACAAGTTCTCGAGCATCATGGATGAGCTGGGCATTGCCCAGCCCCGCTGGAAGGAGCTGACGTCGCTGGACGCCATGTTTGAGTTTGTGGGCGAGGTAGGCTACCCCGTGCTGATTCGTCCGAGCTACGTGCTGTCGGGAGCTTCTATGAACGTGGTTTCCAACGCGTTTGAGATGGAGGCCTTCCTGAAAGCCGCCGCCGAAGTAAGCGCTGAGTACCCCGTAGTAGTGTCGGAGTTTATGCAGGATGCCAAGGAAATTGAGCTAGACGCGGTGGCCGACAAGGGCGAAATCGTGAGCTATGCCATTTCCGAGCACGTGGAGTTTGCCGGCGTCCACTCCGGCGACGCCACCATGTACTACCCGCCCCAGAAGGTGTACGTGCGCACCATTCGGAAGCTGAAAACCATTGCCGAGAAGATTGCCAAGCGCTACGAAATCAGCGGGCCGTTCAACATTCAGTTCCTGGATAAAAACGGCGAAATCCGGGTGATTGAGTGCAACATCCGGGCCTCGCGCAGCTACCCCTTCGTGTCGAAAGTATCGGGCAACAACCTGATTAAGAAGGCCACGCAGGTGCTGCTGGGCAAGAAAGTGACGCGCGACGAGAGCGAGCGGGTGTACGACCTACCCTTCGTGGGCGTGAAAGCCCCGCAGTTCTCCTTCACCCGCCTACCCGGCGCCGACCCCGTGCTGCGCGTAGACATGGTGAGCACCGGCGAGGTAGGCTGCCTGGGCGACACGGCTGAGGAGGCCCTGCTGAAGTCGATGCTGAGCGTGGGCTACAAGATTCCGCAGCAGTCGGTACTGATTTCCGGGGGGCCGATCAAGTCGAAAGTGGCGTTGCTCGCGGCCGTAGAGTTGCTGGTGAAGAAGGGCTACACCATCTACGCCACGCAGGGTACGCACCGCTTCTTCGCCGAAAACGGCATTCCCAGCAGCCTACTGTTCTGGCCCGACGATTACCAGGAGCCCAACGTGCTAACCTACCTCAAGGAGAAGAAGATCGACCTGGTCATCAACATCCCAAAGAACCTGTCGAAGGGCGAGCTGGACAACGACTACAAAATCCGCCGTACCGCCATCGACTTCGGCATCCCGCTGCTCACTAACGCCCGCTTGGCCAAAGCCTTCATCCAGGCCTTCTGCAAGCTGGAAATGAAGGACTTGAAGATCAAGAGCTGGAACGAGTATAAGGCGGGATAG
- the carA gene encoding glutamine-hydrolyzing carbamoyl-phosphate synthase small subunit — MENAKSVKLILEDGTAIEGTSFGAFTSAAGEVVFSTAMTGYPENLTDPSFAGQILVLTYPMVGNYGVPGEELYESISKIFESDKIHIAGLVVNYYSEEHSHWNAAKSLGDWLKEYNIPGIFGVDTRMLTKILREKGAMLGKIVAEEDVELHDPNQDNLVAQVSPTEVKHYGNGQHKIVLVDCGTKTNIIRCFLQRDVELIRVPWDYDFTKLDYDGLFLSNGPGDPKMCTATISHLQTALGQDKPIFGICLGSQLMGLAAGGDTFKLKYGHRSHNQPVLLTGTKRSYITSQNHGFAVDTDTLPAEWTMLFENLNDGTCEGIKHKTKPFFSTQFHPEAAGGPEDTEYLFDDFLKAVAEHKAAK; from the coding sequence GTGGAAAACGCTAAATCGGTAAAACTCATTCTCGAAGACGGCACCGCAATCGAGGGTACTTCTTTCGGCGCATTTACCTCCGCCGCGGGCGAGGTGGTGTTTAGCACGGCCATGACCGGCTACCCCGAAAACCTGACGGACCCGTCCTTCGCCGGCCAGATTCTAGTGCTGACCTACCCCATGGTGGGTAACTACGGCGTACCCGGCGAGGAATTGTACGAGTCGATTTCGAAGATTTTCGAGTCGGACAAGATCCACATTGCCGGCCTGGTGGTGAACTACTACTCTGAGGAGCACAGCCACTGGAACGCCGCCAAGAGCCTCGGCGACTGGCTCAAGGAGTACAACATCCCTGGCATCTTCGGGGTGGATACACGTATGCTCACCAAAATCCTGCGGGAGAAAGGCGCCATGCTGGGTAAGATTGTGGCCGAAGAAGATGTGGAGTTGCACGACCCCAACCAGGACAACCTCGTGGCCCAGGTAAGTCCCACCGAGGTAAAGCACTACGGCAACGGCCAGCACAAAATCGTGCTCGTTGACTGTGGTACCAAAACCAACATCATCCGCTGCTTCCTCCAGCGCGACGTGGAGCTGATTCGGGTGCCCTGGGATTACGACTTCACCAAGCTCGACTACGACGGCCTGTTCCTGAGCAACGGCCCCGGCGACCCGAAGATGTGCACCGCCACCATCAGTCACCTGCAAACCGCGCTAGGCCAGGATAAGCCCATTTTCGGCATCTGCCTGGGCTCCCAGCTCATGGGCCTGGCGGCAGGAGGCGACACGTTCAAGCTGAAGTACGGCCACCGCAGCCACAACCAGCCGGTGCTGCTCACGGGCACCAAGCGCAGCTACATCACCAGCCAAAACCACGGCTTCGCAGTAGATACCGACACGCTGCCCGCCGAGTGGACCATGCTGTTCGAGAACCTGAACGACGGCACCTGTGAAGGCATCAAGCACAAGACCAAGCCCTTTTTCTCCACCCAGTTCCACCCCGAAGCCGCCGGCGGCCCCGAGGATACGGAGTACCTGTTCGATGACTTCCTGAAAGCAGTAGCCGAGCACAAAGCCGCCAAGTAG
- a CDS encoding aspartate aminotransferase family protein, which yields MELFNVYPLVNITPVKALGAKLWDDKGQEYLDFYGGHAVISIGHSHPHYVQRLTEQLQNIGFYSNSVQIPIQQQLAHKLGQVSGYEDYSLFLCNSGAEANENALKLASFHTGKKRVLAFKGAFHGRTSGAVAATDNPKIVAPFNADHAISFVEYDLAAVEQVLQGGDVCAAIIEPIQGVGGIIMPADEFLTGLAALCKQYDALLIADEVQSGYGRSGKFFAHQHASIRPDVISVAKGMGNGFPIGGILIAPELKASYGLLGTTFGGNHLACAAALAVLEVIEQEDLLNHATELGHYLRSELEANAGAEEIRGRGLMVGIKYDFPIKDVRDKLLSDFHIFVGNASDPTVLRLLPPLNITKAEVDRFLQALYTLIPAEVKK from the coding sequence ATGGAGCTTTTCAATGTATATCCGCTCGTCAACATCACGCCCGTAAAGGCATTGGGGGCGAAACTTTGGGACGATAAAGGCCAGGAGTACCTGGATTTCTACGGTGGCCACGCCGTTATTTCCATCGGCCACAGCCACCCGCACTACGTACAGCGCCTTACGGAGCAACTGCAGAACATCGGCTTCTACTCCAACTCGGTGCAGATTCCAATTCAGCAGCAGCTGGCGCACAAGCTAGGCCAGGTGTCGGGCTACGAGGACTACTCGCTGTTCCTGTGCAACTCCGGCGCCGAGGCCAACGAGAATGCGCTGAAGCTGGCTTCTTTCCACACCGGCAAAAAGCGCGTACTCGCCTTTAAAGGCGCCTTCCACGGCCGCACTTCCGGCGCGGTAGCCGCTACCGATAACCCGAAAATTGTGGCGCCTTTCAACGCCGACCACGCTATTTCCTTCGTGGAGTATGACCTGGCTGCAGTAGAGCAGGTGCTGCAAGGCGGCGACGTCTGTGCGGCCATCATTGAGCCCATCCAGGGGGTAGGCGGCATCATTATGCCTGCCGATGAGTTCCTGACTGGCCTAGCCGCGCTGTGCAAGCAGTACGACGCCTTGCTGATTGCCGATGAAGTGCAGAGTGGCTACGGCCGCAGCGGCAAGTTCTTCGCGCACCAGCACGCCAGCATTCGCCCTGATGTTATTTCGGTGGCGAAAGGCATGGGCAATGGCTTCCCCATCGGCGGCATCCTGATTGCGCCGGAGCTGAAAGCATCCTATGGTCTGCTGGGAACTACCTTCGGTGGCAACCACTTGGCCTGCGCCGCTGCTCTAGCGGTGCTGGAGGTGATTGAGCAAGAAGATTTGCTAAACCACGCTACTGAGCTAGGCCACTACCTCCGCTCGGAGCTGGAAGCCAATGCCGGCGCCGAGGAAATCCGGGGCCGGGGCCTGATGGTAGGCATCAAGTACGACTTCCCCATCAAGGACGTGCGCGATAAGCTGCTGTCGGACTTCCACATCTTCGTTGGCAATGCCTCCGACCCCACGGTACTCCGTCTGCTACCCCCCTTGAACATCACCAAGGCCGAAGTTGACCGGTTCCTGCAAGCGTTGTACACACTTATTCCGGCCGAGGTAAAAAAGTAA
- the argC gene encoding N-acetyl-gamma-glutamyl-phosphate reductase, whose translation MKIKVGIVGGAGYTAGELVRILLHHEYAELGAIVSSSNAGNPIYQVHDDLVGETDLVFASELAGDEDVVFLCLGHGNSKAWLTQHELPETTHIIDLSNDFRLEVDAEFGGREFVYGLPELNRSRIQQAQSIANPGCFATAIQLALLPLAQAGKLTDDVHVSAITGSTGAGQSLSETVHFSWRTNNVSIYKPFTHQHLGEIGESLAQLQPQLESAMHFIPYRGNFSRGIFASVYTPSDLTQEEARELYQKFYADAPFTTVSDKEIHLKQVVNTNKCLLHVQKFGKQLLITSVIDNLVKGASGQAVQNMNLLFGLPETTGLGLKAGLF comes from the coding sequence ATGAAAATTAAGGTTGGCATCGTAGGCGGCGCCGGCTACACGGCCGGTGAGCTTGTCCGCATTCTGCTGCACCACGAGTACGCGGAGCTGGGCGCCATTGTCAGTTCTTCCAACGCCGGCAACCCCATCTACCAAGTCCACGACGACTTGGTGGGTGAGACGGACCTGGTGTTTGCCTCGGAGTTGGCTGGTGACGAAGACGTAGTGTTCTTGTGCCTGGGTCACGGTAACTCTAAAGCCTGGTTAACCCAGCACGAGCTACCCGAAACCACTCACATCATCGACCTCAGCAATGACTTCCGCCTGGAGGTTGACGCCGAGTTTGGGGGTAGGGAGTTTGTGTACGGGCTGCCAGAACTGAACCGGAGCCGCATCCAGCAGGCTCAAAGCATTGCCAACCCTGGCTGCTTCGCCACGGCTATTCAGCTGGCCTTGCTACCCCTGGCTCAGGCCGGAAAGCTGACGGACGACGTGCACGTATCGGCCATTACGGGCAGCACGGGCGCGGGGCAGAGCCTATCGGAGACGGTGCACTTCTCGTGGCGCACGAATAACGTGTCCATCTACAAGCCCTTTACGCACCAGCACCTCGGCGAAATCGGGGAGAGCCTGGCGCAGCTGCAGCCGCAGCTGGAAAGCGCCATGCACTTCATCCCGTACCGCGGCAACTTCTCCCGGGGCATTTTCGCCAGCGTCTATACGCCGTCGGATCTGACCCAGGAAGAGGCGCGCGAGTTGTATCAGAAGTTCTACGCCGATGCGCCGTTCACCACGGTGTCGGACAAGGAGATTCACCTGAAGCAGGTAGTAAACACCAATAAATGTCTGCTGCACGTGCAGAAATTCGGTAAGCAACTGCTTATCACCTCGGTTATTGATAACCTGGTAAAGGGTGCTTCGGGCCAAGCTGTGCAGAACATGAATCTGCTGTTCGGTCTACCGGAAACGACTGGCCTAGGATTGAAAGCGGGGCTGTTTTAA
- the argG gene encoding argininosuccinate synthase, whose protein sequence is MKKVVLAYSGGLDTSYCVVYLTRELGLEVHTVIVNSGGFSEEELAAIEKRAYELGSAKHEVIDVTQRFYQDCLRYLIFGNILKNDTYPLSVSAERMFQSLALAEYAREHKADYIAHGSTGAGNDQVRFDVAFSVIAPHTEIITPIRDQKLSRQAEIDYLQRNGVEMSWEKAKYSINKGIWGTSVGGVETLTSNQALPESAYPTQLSETKPSTLEITFEKGEPVALNGKTMSPVALIQALNELAGTYAIGRDTHVGDTILGIKGRVGFEAPAPLILLKAHHLLEKHTSSRWQLLHKDYIANWYGTLMHEAQYLDPVMRDMEAFLTSSQERVSGKVFVTLKPYQFELQGIESKYDMMRSKVATYGEENDAWDGRDAKGFIKIFSNQLRIHSSFNDEN, encoded by the coding sequence GATACGTCCTACTGCGTTGTCTATCTGACCCGGGAGCTGGGTCTGGAAGTACACACGGTTATTGTTAACTCCGGTGGCTTTTCTGAAGAAGAGCTAGCCGCCATCGAGAAGCGGGCTTATGAGCTGGGCTCCGCGAAGCACGAGGTGATTGACGTGACCCAGCGTTTCTACCAGGACTGCCTGCGCTACCTCATCTTTGGCAATATACTCAAGAACGATACTTATCCCCTGAGTGTCAGCGCGGAGCGGATGTTTCAGAGCCTGGCTTTGGCTGAGTATGCCCGCGAGCACAAGGCCGACTATATTGCCCACGGCAGCACCGGCGCCGGCAACGACCAGGTGCGCTTTGATGTGGCTTTCTCGGTTATCGCGCCCCACACGGAAATCATCACCCCCATCCGGGACCAGAAGCTTTCCCGCCAGGCCGAGATTGACTATCTGCAGCGGAACGGGGTGGAGATGAGCTGGGAAAAAGCCAAATACTCAATCAACAAAGGTATTTGGGGCACCAGCGTGGGCGGGGTCGAAACCCTGACGTCGAACCAGGCCCTGCCGGAGTCGGCCTACCCCACCCAACTCAGCGAAACCAAGCCCTCCACCCTTGAAATTACCTTTGAGAAAGGGGAGCCGGTAGCGCTGAATGGCAAGACCATGAGCCCCGTAGCGCTGATTCAGGCCCTGAATGAACTGGCCGGGACCTACGCCATTGGCCGCGACACCCACGTGGGCGACACCATCCTGGGTATCAAAGGCCGCGTGGGCTTCGAAGCTCCCGCGCCGCTGATTCTGCTGAAGGCCCACCACTTGCTGGAGAAGCACACCTCCAGCCGCTGGCAGCTGCTGCACAAAGACTACATCGCCAACTGGTACGGTACGCTGATGCACGAGGCCCAGTACCTCGACCCGGTAATGCGCGATATGGAGGCCTTCCTCACGTCGTCGCAGGAGCGGGTGTCGGGTAAGGTATTTGTGACCTTAAAGCCTTACCAGTTCGAGCTGCAAGGCATCGAGTCGAAGTACGACATGATGCGCTCTAAAGTAGCCACTTACGGGGAAGAAAACGACGCCTGGGATGGCCGCGACGCCAAAGGCTTCATCAAAATCTTCAGCAACCAACTGCGCATTCACTCCTCTTTCAACGATGAAAATTAA